Proteins encoded together in one Neobacillus sp. FSL H8-0543 window:
- a CDS encoding aldehyde dehydrogenase, which yields MTQVQTGIREVGLYINGEYVQAVNGVTFDVKNPATQEIIAKVSEATEADVDKACRAARNAFENGPWRTMTVAERTAKLRRMAEIILERKEEIARLDATDVGKPYHSAVEHEVPRAANNIKFFADLIEKQGGETYPMEEEYLNYTRHEPVGVAALITPWNVPFMLTTWKLGPCLAAGNTAVIKPAEMTPLSVSLLGEIAKEAGIPDGVVNIVHGLGGVVGTALTTHPEVDLVSFTGSTATAKRIMKSGADTLKKVSFELGGKAANIVFEDANLDKAIPVSIHAAFMNSGQICLAGSRILVQRSILEEFLERFKKAALELKVGDPQDVETKMGPVVSEEHYKKVTSYLEIAKEENATLICGGKRPDLPDYLQNGYYLEPTVYVQEDSKSRICQEEIFGPIVTIIPFDTEEEALRIANDTEYGLNGVVWTENLQRAHRISHSVRAGTIWVNCWFVRDLRAPFGGFKKSGIGREGGHYSLEFFTEAKNICIALK from the coding sequence ATGACCCAAGTACAAACAGGAATAAGAGAAGTTGGTTTATATATAAATGGTGAATATGTACAAGCAGTCAATGGAGTAACCTTTGATGTAAAAAACCCTGCTACTCAAGAAATCATTGCAAAAGTAAGTGAAGCAACAGAGGCAGATGTGGATAAAGCCTGCCGCGCCGCAAGGAATGCTTTTGAAAATGGCCCATGGCGGACAATGACTGTAGCGGAGCGCACGGCAAAACTTCGTCGTATGGCTGAAATCATCCTTGAACGCAAGGAAGAAATCGCTCGTCTGGACGCTACAGATGTTGGGAAACCCTATCACTCAGCCGTTGAACACGAAGTTCCACGAGCAGCAAACAATATCAAATTCTTTGCCGATCTCATTGAAAAGCAGGGCGGAGAAACGTATCCGATGGAAGAGGAGTACCTGAACTATACTCGTCACGAACCAGTTGGGGTTGCTGCGCTCATTACCCCTTGGAATGTACCTTTTATGCTGACAACCTGGAAGCTTGGTCCATGCCTTGCAGCAGGAAACACAGCAGTGATTAAACCAGCAGAAATGACACCGCTGTCCGTATCTTTACTGGGTGAAATTGCAAAAGAAGCTGGAATACCAGATGGTGTGGTAAATATCGTTCATGGTCTTGGCGGGGTTGTTGGAACGGCCCTCACTACACATCCTGAAGTTGACCTTGTATCATTTACGGGTTCTACCGCTACGGCGAAACGAATCATGAAGAGTGGAGCAGATACGTTGAAAAAGGTTTCCTTCGAACTCGGGGGTAAAGCAGCTAATATCGTGTTTGAAGATGCGAACCTTGATAAAGCCATACCCGTTTCGATTCATGCAGCCTTCATGAATTCTGGGCAAATATGTCTCGCAGGATCAAGAATTTTAGTTCAACGCTCTATCTTAGAAGAGTTTCTTGAGAGATTTAAGAAAGCGGCTCTAGAACTGAAAGTAGGAGACCCGCAAGACGTAGAGACAAAAATGGGTCCAGTTGTTAGTGAAGAGCATTATAAAAAAGTAACGAGCTACCTAGAAATTGCTAAAGAGGAAAATGCAACATTAATTTGTGGTGGAAAGCGACCTGATCTGCCGGATTATTTACAAAATGGGTATTATTTAGAACCTACTGTGTATGTTCAAGAAGATTCAAAATCTCGAATTTGCCAAGAAGAAATTTTTGGCCCAATCGTAACCATCATTCCATTTGATACAGAGGAAGAGGCACTTAGAATTGCAAATGATACAGAATACGGCTTAAATGGCGTGGTTTGGACGGAGAACCTCCAGCGTGCCCACCGTATTTCTCATTCTGTTCGTGCAGGCACCATTTGGGTGAATTGCTGGTTTGTCCGCGACCTCCGTGCTCCATTTGGCGGATTTAAGAAAAGCGGAATCGGACGTGAAGGCGGTCATTACAGTCTGGAATTCTTTACGGAAGCGAAAAATATTTGCATTGCATTGAAGTAG
- a CDS encoding 2-hydroxymuconate tautomerase, with protein MPFIQINILKGRSPEKKERLIREVSDLVSEVLEAPVQNVRVMINEVEAEHWGIAGESVKKRNEVTK; from the coding sequence ATGCCATTTATTCAGATTAATATTCTTAAAGGTAGATCGCCTGAAAAGAAAGAACGATTGATTAGAGAGGTTTCCGACTTAGTATCTGAAGTGTTAGAGGCTCCCGTCCAAAATGTGCGTGTCATGATTAATGAAGTAGAAGCGGAACATTGGGGAATCGCAGGAGAGTCGGTTAAGAAGAGAAATGAGGTTACAAAATGA
- a CDS encoding fumarylacetoacetate hydrolase family protein, with protein sequence MNMIKTDVIDQIAFELYEAEKQKKSVNKFVEVYPELDEALAYQVQERLIEMKCKEENTKRVGRKLGLTSKAKQVMMGVHEPSYGVLLESMQLSEGERVSLSPFIHAKVEPEIAFIFEKELIGPHVTVADVLAATKYVAPAVEIIDSRFQGFSFTLADAVADNSSSSRFIIGERFYSPEKLDLKLMGMVFKQNGEVVATGAGAAVMGHPARAIAWLANKLYKVGQSIQPGEVVLSGSLSAAIKIEAGDHFSASFDGMGSVEAVFTE encoded by the coding sequence ATAAACATGATTAAGACGGATGTAATCGATCAGATTGCCTTTGAACTTTACGAGGCGGAAAAACAGAAAAAGTCGGTTAATAAGTTTGTTGAAGTCTATCCGGAATTGGATGAAGCATTAGCCTATCAAGTACAAGAACGCTTAATCGAAATGAAATGCAAGGAAGAAAACACAAAAAGAGTCGGGCGAAAGCTAGGATTAACGAGTAAGGCAAAACAAGTAATGATGGGTGTTCATGAGCCGTCCTACGGGGTATTGCTTGAAAGTATGCAATTGTCAGAAGGAGAGCGAGTTTCCCTTTCACCATTTATTCATGCAAAAGTGGAACCGGAAATTGCGTTTATTTTTGAAAAGGAACTGATAGGTCCTCATGTAACGGTCGCAGATGTACTTGCTGCTACAAAATATGTAGCCCCTGCAGTAGAAATCATCGACAGCAGATTTCAAGGGTTTAGCTTTACACTTGCAGATGCGGTTGCGGATAATTCCTCATCATCAAGGTTTATTATTGGAGAGAGATTTTACTCACCAGAAAAACTTGATTTGAAGCTAATGGGAATGGTGTTCAAGCAGAACGGAGAAGTTGTTGCTACTGGAGCTGGTGCAGCTGTAATGGGGCATCCAGCGAGAGCGATAGCTTGGCTTGCGAATAAGCTGTATAAGGTGGGACAAAGCATTCAACCTGGCGAAGTCGTGTTAAGTGGCTCTTTATCTGCTGCAATTAAGATTGAAGCAGGTGACCATTTTTCCGCAAGCTTTGATGGAATGGGTTCCGTAGAAGCTGTATTTACTGAATAA
- a CDS encoding 2-keto-4-pentenoate hydratase — MVTIIQEAASRLLEAEETKNVIEPLTVSYPGITVDEAYYTQLEIIRRKVEKGGIIVGKKIGATSKAIQNMFGVNQPDYGHLLADMMYVEGETVSLDKYIQPKVEFEIGFILKKDLKGPNVSVLDVIEATEYIVPAIEVIDSRIGDWKIKFEDTVADNGSSAAAIIGGKPTKLEGLDLTRIGMVAYRNGEMIDSGAGAAVLGNPLRSVAWLANSLGKYDVALKAGEIVLSGALTSAIEVNEGDTFTAEFAHIGSVTASFKR, encoded by the coding sequence ATTGTGACGATCATTCAAGAAGCTGCAAGCCGTTTATTGGAAGCAGAGGAAACGAAAAACGTAATTGAACCGTTAACGGTTTCCTATCCAGGGATTACAGTGGATGAAGCCTACTATACTCAATTAGAGATTATCCGCAGAAAAGTAGAAAAGGGTGGAATCATTGTCGGGAAGAAAATTGGGGCAACAAGCAAAGCCATTCAAAATATGTTTGGCGTCAACCAGCCTGATTATGGACATTTATTGGCTGATATGATGTATGTCGAAGGGGAAACCGTTTCACTTGATAAATATATTCAACCCAAAGTTGAATTTGAAATTGGCTTTATTTTGAAAAAGGATTTAAAAGGTCCGAATGTTTCTGTTCTCGATGTGATTGAAGCCACGGAATATATCGTTCCAGCAATTGAAGTGATTGATAGCCGGATTGGTGATTGGAAAATCAAATTTGAAGACACAGTAGCAGACAATGGTTCTTCGGCTGCTGCCATTATTGGCGGAAAGCCGACAAAGCTTGAAGGACTGGATCTTACCCGTATCGGAATGGTTGCTTATCGTAACGGAGAAATGATTGATTCAGGTGCTGGTGCAGCCGTCCTTGGAAATCCGCTTCGTTCCGTTGCCTGGCTGGCAAATTCTTTAGGTAAATACGATGTGGCCTTAAAAGCGGGTGAAATCGTTCTCTCTGGGGCGTTAACAAGTGCAATCGAAGTAAATGAAGGTGACACATTTACCGCTGAGTTTGCTCATATCGGTTCAGTCACTGCTTCCTTTAAACGATAA
- the dmpG gene encoding 4-hydroxy-2-oxovalerate aldolase produces the protein MKIPRLTDTTLRDGDHAIAHSYTPEMIRTIVRSLDEAGVPVIEVSHGAGLNGSTIQQGFSVHSEFDLIKVAVETAKQAKIASLFVPGIGTSTELRKAAEIGISVIRIAVHCTEADVTEQYFRLAKELGLETVGFLMMSHTQPARVLVEQAKLMESYGADCVYVVDSAGALVQSGVRERVSALKEALSIEVGFHAHNNLGLAIGNTITALEAGADQIDGTLRGLGAGAGNAPTEVLVAVLNKMNLETGINLAILMDAAEEVVAPIMEVPIVIDRDNLSSGYAGVYNSFLLHVRHAAEKFGVPVSEIMEELGKRNAVAGQEDWILDVAVELAEKKGLKV, from the coding sequence ATGAAAATACCAAGACTTACAGATACGACACTACGAGATGGCGATCATGCTATAGCCCATAGTTATACTCCGGAAATGATAAGGACGATTGTTCGGAGTTTAGATGAAGCAGGTGTACCTGTAATCGAGGTCAGTCATGGTGCAGGGTTGAATGGTTCAACAATTCAGCAAGGATTCTCTGTTCATTCTGAATTTGATTTGATTAAAGTGGCTGTCGAAACAGCGAAACAAGCAAAAATTGCCTCGTTGTTCGTTCCAGGAATTGGAACGAGCACCGAGTTAAGAAAAGCAGCTGAAATTGGTATCTCTGTCATCCGTATTGCTGTACATTGCACGGAAGCAGATGTAACAGAGCAATATTTCCGGCTAGCAAAAGAATTGGGGCTTGAAACAGTAGGTTTCTTAATGATGTCGCATACGCAACCTGCCAGAGTCCTTGTAGAGCAGGCTAAGTTGATGGAATCATATGGTGCTGATTGTGTCTATGTCGTCGATTCCGCTGGGGCGCTCGTTCAAAGTGGTGTGAGGGAGAGGGTTTCTGCTCTAAAAGAAGCATTATCCATTGAAGTCGGTTTTCATGCACATAATAATCTTGGCTTAGCGATTGGTAATACTATTACGGCGCTAGAAGCTGGTGCCGATCAAATTGACGGCACCCTCAGGGGACTTGGAGCAGGAGCAGGGAATGCACCGACGGAAGTACTAGTGGCTGTCTTAAATAAGATGAATCTAGAAACAGGGATTAACTTAGCGATTTTAATGGATGCTGCCGAAGAAGTTGTAGCTCCAATTATGGAGGTTCCAATTGTTATTGATCGTGACAATTTATCTAGTGGTTATGCAGGCGTGTATAACAGCTTTTTATTACATGTAAGGCATGCAGCGGAAAAGTTCGGTGTTCCAGTCTCAGAAATCATGGAGGAATTGGGCAAACGAAATGCAGTTGCAGGACAGGAAGACTGGATCTTAGATGTGGCAGTTGAATTAGCAGAGAAAAAAGGCTTGAAAGTTTAG
- a CDS encoding acetaldehyde dehydrogenase (acetylating) has translation MTKVKTAILGSGNIGTDLMYKILKTEGNLELAMVAGIDPNSEGLARAQAKGVRTSHHGIDAILEDPEIKIVFDATSAKAHKLNAEALRERGKLAIDMTPAAVGPFVVPTVNLNEHIEAMNVNLISCGGQATTPLVYAVNRIVPVHYAEVIATAASLSIGPGTRQNVDEFVRTTANAVHKVGGAKIARAIPVFNPAEPPINMTNSVYVVIKEEFDESAVISSVQSIADEISSYVPGYRLKGTPFIDYRETPWGRLPTVVIMNEVVGAGDFFPTYAGNLDIMTASAHRVGEGYAAHFLGTKEVSR, from the coding sequence TTGACTAAAGTAAAAACTGCGATTTTAGGATCAGGAAATATTGGAACAGACTTAATGTACAAAATATTAAAAACTGAGGGAAATTTGGAGTTAGCGATGGTGGCAGGGATTGACCCTAATTCAGAAGGGCTGGCAAGAGCTCAGGCTAAGGGAGTTCGTACAAGCCATCATGGAATAGATGCAATATTGGAAGACCCAGAGATTAAGATTGTTTTTGATGCAACTAGCGCAAAAGCACATAAGTTGAATGCAGAAGCATTACGTGAACGGGGAAAATTGGCAATTGATATGACTCCTGCAGCAGTAGGACCGTTTGTTGTCCCTACCGTGAACTTAAATGAACATATTGAAGCCATGAACGTAAACTTGATTTCGTGTGGCGGGCAGGCGACTACCCCTCTTGTTTACGCAGTAAATCGTATTGTACCTGTTCATTATGCTGAAGTCATTGCAACGGCAGCAAGTCTTTCGATTGGACCGGGAACAAGACAAAATGTAGACGAATTTGTTCGGACGACGGCAAATGCCGTTCATAAAGTTGGCGGGGCAAAAATAGCAAGAGCGATTCCTGTTTTTAATCCTGCAGAACCACCGATTAATATGACGAATTCAGTTTATGTAGTCATTAAAGAGGAGTTTGATGAATCAGCTGTCATTTCTTCTGTTCAATCGATTGCAGATGAGATTTCCAGCTATGTACCTGGCTACAGATTAAAAGGCACCCCATTTATTGATTACCGGGAAACCCCTTGGGGACGATTACCGACCGTGGTGATCATGAATGAGGTTGTCGGTGCAGGAGATTTTTTCCCTACATATGCGGGAAATTTAGATATCATGACAGCCTCAGCACATAGAGTAGGCGAGGGCTATGCCGCGCATTTTCTAGGAACTAAGGAGGTAAGCCGATGA
- a CDS encoding catechol 2,3-dioxygenase, protein MTNFKEPIFDVAQLAHVEILSPKLEKSVEFFTRFLGMEVTARSEKSVYLRAYEDFYHNTLKITESPEAGVGHVAWRATSPQALQRRVEEIEKTGLGKGWIDGDIGHGKAYQFTTPDGHLMEILWDMEYYDVPEEQRSKLLNRPSKRPTQGVPVRRLDHINLMTSNPGEDTDFLLDQLGFRLREQIQDNGHVLGSWLSVSNLVHEIAYMQEPQGVKGKLHHLCYWYGIPQNLYDLADLLKDHGVFVEVPPNKHGISQAFCMYVIEPGGNRIELFGDAGYIITDPAWKPVVWEIEDVPGNGDTWIGTAFPESWWTQGTPLTVAKPVEVVKP, encoded by the coding sequence ATGACCAATTTTAAGGAACCAATTTTTGATGTTGCACAACTAGCACACGTGGAGATTCTTTCTCCAAAACTTGAAAAATCAGTTGAATTTTTCACAAGATTCTTAGGAATGGAAGTAACTGCTCGTTCAGAAAAATCTGTTTATCTTCGTGCTTATGAAGATTTTTACCACAATACATTAAAAATAACGGAGTCACCGGAAGCAGGAGTAGGACATGTAGCATGGCGTGCAACTTCACCTCAAGCGCTTCAACGTCGAGTGGAGGAAATTGAAAAAACTGGGTTGGGCAAAGGCTGGATCGATGGAGATATTGGTCATGGGAAGGCATACCAGTTTACGACGCCTGATGGTCATTTAATGGAAATTTTATGGGATATGGAATACTACGACGTTCCAGAAGAACAAAGATCAAAATTATTAAATCGTCCTTCAAAGCGTCCAACTCAGGGTGTGCCAGTACGACGACTTGATCATATTAATTTAATGACTTCTAACCCTGGAGAGGATACAGATTTCTTACTAGATCAGCTAGGGTTCCGTTTAAGAGAGCAAATCCAAGATAATGGCCATGTGCTTGGAAGCTGGTTAAGCGTTTCCAATCTCGTCCATGAAATTGCCTACATGCAAGAGCCTCAGGGAGTAAAAGGAAAACTCCATCATCTTTGTTACTGGTATGGAATTCCACAAAATCTTTATGATCTTGCGGATTTGCTTAAAGACCATGGTGTTTTCGTTGAAGTTCCTCCCAATAAACATGGAATCAGCCAAGCGTTCTGTATGTATGTAATTGAACCAGGCGGGAACAGAATCGAATTGTTCGGAGATGCAGGCTATATTATTACCGACCCAGCATGGAAACCTGTCGTGTGGGAGATAGAGGATGTACCAGGCAACGGAGACACTTGGATCGGTACAGCATTCCCTGAATCTTGGTGGACGCAAGGTACACCACTTACAGTTGCCAAGCCTGTTGAAGTAGTAAAACCTTAA
- a CDS encoding IclR family transcriptional regulator translates to MIPEQENLLSSVKNAIRILRSFKMDQPQKGVRELAAELGLGKSSVQRILVTLASEGLVHKNIETNKYELGLSVVELSSIVLGNIDLHTESLPILKKLAFNCGETAHLAILEDSQIVYLGKVESEGSSQVKSHLGFHNYAHCTSSGKLLLAHSDNYFVELILQNGLDSLTPHTITNPDIFRKELKTILNQGYSVSVGEYNLGVTSVSAPVRDYSGKVIAAINLVGPSPRFSKQRIHYFASELIRSGDLISERLGYWKR, encoded by the coding sequence ATGATTCCAGAACAAGAAAATCTGCTCTCTTCAGTAAAAAATGCTATCCGGATTCTACGCTCTTTTAAAATGGATCAGCCACAAAAAGGGGTACGCGAACTTGCTGCAGAGCTTGGATTAGGAAAAAGCAGCGTTCAAAGAATTCTAGTGACACTAGCATCAGAAGGTTTGGTACATAAAAATATTGAAACCAACAAATATGAATTGGGCTTATCTGTTGTAGAATTGAGCTCGATTGTCCTTGGCAACATCGATCTACACACTGAATCACTTCCAATCCTCAAAAAACTAGCATTTAATTGCGGGGAAACTGCCCATCTCGCTATCTTAGAAGATAGTCAAATTGTCTATTTGGGTAAAGTAGAAAGTGAGGGCAGCTCCCAAGTGAAGTCCCACCTGGGGTTCCACAATTACGCTCATTGCACTAGTTCTGGCAAGCTTCTGCTTGCTCACAGTGACAACTACTTTGTTGAACTTATTTTGCAGAATGGACTTGATTCCCTAACTCCTCATACGATTACCAATCCAGATATTTTCCGCAAAGAGTTGAAGACCATCTTAAATCAAGGGTATTCGGTCAGCGTTGGGGAATATAATCTGGGAGTGACTTCCGTATCTGCTCCAGTAAGAGATTATTCTGGTAAAGTCATTGCCGCTATCAATCTAGTCGGACCAAGTCCTAGATTTTCAAAACAACGGATTCACTATTTTGCTAGTGAACTAATCCGTTCAGGTGATTTAATTTCTGAGAGACTTGGTTATTGGAAGAGATGA
- a CDS encoding catechol 2,3-dioxygenase: protein MKNYQEPNYDVAQFAHVEILSPKLEESVEFFTRFLGMEVTARVGQSVYLRAYEDFYHNTLKITEAKEAGVGHVGWRASSPQALHRRVEEIEKTGLGCGWIDGDIGHGEAYQFTTPDGYKMEIFWEVEYYIPQEDQKSKLLNRPSKRPDHGVPVRRLDHINLMTSNPEADTNFMLDTLGFRLREQIRDNGNVLGSWISVSNLVHEIAFMQEPNREKGKLHHLCYWYGIPQNLYDIADLLKDHGYFVEVPPNKHGISQAFCMYVYEPGGNRIELFGDTGYLIMDPDWKPVIWEMEDVPGNGDTWIGTAFPESWWLRGTPVTKVKSPEVVKP, encoded by the coding sequence ATGAAAAATTACCAAGAACCAAATTATGATGTGGCTCAATTTGCACATGTGGAGATTCTTTCTCCCAAACTTGAAGAATCAGTTGAATTTTTTACTAGATTTCTAGGGATGGAAGTAACTGCTCGTGTAGGTCAATCTGTTTATCTTCGTGCATATGAGGACTTTTACCATAACACACTAAAAATTACGGAAGCAAAGGAAGCAGGAGTAGGGCATGTAGGCTGGCGTGCATCCTCACCTCAGGCTCTTCATCGCAGAGTGGAGGAAATTGAAAAAACTGGATTAGGGTGTGGGTGGATTGATGGCGATATCGGTCATGGTGAGGCCTATCAGTTTACAACACCTGATGGCTATAAAATGGAAATTTTTTGGGAAGTTGAATATTATATACCTCAGGAAGATCAAAAATCAAAACTATTAAATCGTCCTTCAAAACGACCTGATCATGGTGTACCTGTTCGTCGTTTAGATCATATTAATTTAATGACCTCTAATCCGGAAGCAGATACAAACTTTATGTTAGATACTCTAGGGTTCCGGCTAAGAGAGCAAATCAGAGATAACGGCAATGTGCTCGGAAGTTGGATAAGCGTCTCCAATCTTGTTCATGAAATTGCCTTCATGCAAGAGCCTAACCGTGAAAAAGGCAAGCTCCATCATCTTTGCTATTGGTATGGGATTCCGCAAAATCTTTATGATATTGCAGATTTACTTAAGGATCATGGTTATTTTGTTGAGGTTCCTCCGAATAAACACGGAATTAGCCAAGCTTTCTGTATGTATGTATATGAGCCAGGAGGAAATCGAATTGAGCTGTTTGGTGATACGGGATATTTAATTATGGATCCAGATTGGAAGCCAGTCATTTGGGAAATGGAGGATGTACCAGGCAATGGTGATACATGGATTGGTACTGCATTCCCAGAATCTTGGTGGTTGCGCGGTACACCGGTTACAAAAGTAAAGTCACCTGAAGTAGTGAAGCCATAA
- a CDS encoding DedA family protein, which produces MEIWIRDLIEQFGYRGVFFLIALENIFPPIPSEVILTFGGYMTTHTRLTVSGVIAASTLGSVFGAVFLYLLGTLLNVNKLEGIIERYGHILRLKKEDLYRADAWFDTYGVWTVFFCRFIPLIRSLISIPAGMAKMNFWLFLLFSTLGTIIWNTVLINLGARVGEKWEEIIKRMDQFSVFIYIILIFLLLWFIVKYLKKRRRI; this is translated from the coding sequence ATGGAGATATGGATTAGGGATTTAATTGAACAGTTTGGATACAGGGGAGTGTTTTTCCTTATTGCTTTAGAAAATATTTTTCCGCCAATACCATCAGAAGTGATTTTAACTTTTGGTGGGTATATGACAACTCATACCAGGTTAACGGTATCAGGAGTGATCGCTGCATCAACTCTTGGTTCTGTTTTTGGTGCTGTTTTCTTGTATCTCCTTGGTACTCTTTTAAATGTTAATAAGTTAGAAGGAATCATTGAGCGATACGGACATATTCTTCGCTTAAAGAAGGAAGACTTATATCGTGCGGATGCATGGTTTGATACCTATGGGGTGTGGACGGTCTTTTTCTGTCGATTTATTCCTTTGATTCGGAGTTTGATTTCTATACCTGCGGGAATGGCAAAAATGAACTTCTGGCTGTTCTTACTTTTTTCTACCCTAGGAACAATCATTTGGAATACGGTGTTGATTAATCTTGGGGCAAGGGTCGGGGAGAAATGGGAAGAAATTATTAAGAGAATGGATCAATTCTCGGTTTTTATTTATATCATTCTCATTTTTCTTTTGTTATGGTTCATTGTAAAGTATCTTAAGAAGAGGAGGAGGATATAG
- a CDS encoding SDR family oxidoreductase, with translation MNVLVVGANGKIGKQLVHLLRGSSEHTVKAMVRKEEQAEAFAKLGVEVSVTSLEDRVEDIAQAARGCHAIVFTAGSGRHTGFDKTLLIDLDGAVKTVEAAEMVGIKRFIMVSAIQAHKRESWNEKMVPYYVAKYYADKILEQSELTYTIIRPGRLVDEPGIGKITTAENIKGGSIPREDLAKTILHSLTEENTFYRSFDLITGDIPLADALKLI, from the coding sequence ATGAACGTTTTAGTTGTAGGAGCAAATGGGAAAATTGGAAAACAGCTTGTTCATCTACTGCGAGGAAGCAGTGAGCATACAGTAAAGGCAATGGTCAGAAAAGAAGAACAAGCTGAGGCTTTTGCAAAATTAGGCGTAGAGGTTTCAGTGACTAGTTTGGAAGATCGTGTAGAGGATATTGCACAGGCTGCAAGGGGGTGTCATGCGATTGTTTTTACTGCTGGTTCAGGTAGACATACTGGATTTGATAAAACACTTTTGATTGATCTAGATGGAGCAGTTAAAACGGTAGAAGCGGCCGAAATGGTAGGAATCAAACGATTTATTATGGTCAGTGCTATTCAGGCCCATAAACGAGAAAGTTGGAATGAGAAGATGGTACCGTATTATGTTGCAAAGTACTATGCGGACAAAATTCTAGAACAGAGCGAATTAACATATACTATTATTCGCCCTGGAAGGTTAGTGGACGAACCAGGGATCGGGAAAATTACTACTGCAGAGAACATTAAGGGTGGATCGATTCCGCGGGAGGACTTGGCTAAAACCATCCTGCATTCATTAACTGAAGAAAATACGTTTTACCGTTCTTTTGACCTAATAACGGGGGATATTCCTTTGGCGGACGCCTTAAAATTGATATAA